The proteins below are encoded in one region of Hordeum vulgare subsp. vulgare chromosome 3H, MorexV3_pseudomolecules_assembly, whole genome shotgun sequence:
- the LOC123443258 gene encoding bark storage protein A, with protein MGGVRQQLMAVVLVAVTLMATAAEGYITQKTWAAIRRANRAGPFVGLVVPNTYEMVPVLESPSFVASKSIPNMDIQGRRFRFGTIEGQSVVMVMTGLSMLNAGLTTQMLLSLFRVKGIVHWGIAGNANEDLQIGDVTIPEYWAHVSLWNWQRFGDGKDNELPLEAAGDYTREYGALNFSDYTVGQSNPALSANLLNSIWYQPEEIFPKSGEPEVRQHAFWVPASKRYYALAKKLEGMELPACVNATTCLPRAPRVTRVSKGCSANVFLDNAEYRQFLRKQFGCTPVEMESAAVALVAHTQGVPFLTIRSLSDLAGGGSALGNEASTFIDIAAKNAVQVMLKFVPLLGKSAEEMDDGAAADI; from the exons ATGGGTGGTGTTCGGCAGCAGCTCATGGCCGTCGTCCTCGTGGCGGTGACGCTAATGGCCACGGCGGCGGAGGGGTACATCACTCAGAAGACGTGGGCAGCCATCCGCCGGGCGAACCGCGCCGGGCCGTTCGTCGGCCTCGTCGTGCCCAACACCTACGAGATGGTTCCTGTGCTCGAGTCGCCCAGCTTCGTGGCCAGCAAGAGCATCCCTAACATGGACATCCAAG GGCGAAGGTTTCGCTTTGGAACCATCGAAGGCCAAAGCGTCGTCATGGTCATGACAGGACTGAGCATG CTCAACGCTGGTCTGACCACCCAGATGCTGCTGAGCCTGTTCCGGGTGAAGGGCATCGTCCACTGGGGCATCGCTGGCAACGCCAACGAGGACCTCCAGATCGGCGACGTCACCATCCCCGAGTACTGGGCCCACGTCTCCCTCTGGAACTGGCAG CGATTCGGCGACGGCAAGGACAACGAGCTACCGCTGGAGGCCGCCGGCGACTACACTCGGGAGTACGGCGCCCTCAACTTCTCGGACTACACCGTGGGACAGAGCAACCCGGCGCTATCAGCGAACCTCCTCAACAGCATCTGGTACCAGCCGGAGGAGATCTTCCCCAAGTCCGGCGAGCCGGAGGTGCGGCAGCACGCGTTCTGGGTGCCCGCTAGCAAGCGGTACTACGCGCTGGCGAAGAAGCTGGAGGGCATGGAGCTGCCGGCGTGCGTGAACGCCACGACGTGCCTGCCCCGCGCGCCGCGGGTCACCCGAGTCAGCAAGGGCTGCAGCGCCAACGTGTTCCTGGACAACGCCGAGTACCGCCAGTTCCTCCGCAAGCAGTTCGGGTGCACCCCCGTGGAGATGGAGAGCGCTGCCGTGGCCCTCGTGGCGCACACGCAGGGGGTGCCGTTCCTCACCATCCGCTCGCTCTCCGACCTCGCCGGGGGAGGCTCCGCGCTCGGGAACGAGGCCAGCACCTTCATCGACATCGCCGCCAAGAACGCCGTCCAAGTCATGCTCAAGTTCGTGCCGCTGCTCGGGAAGAGCGCCGAGGAGATGGACGACGGCGCGGCCGCGGACATCTGA